The genomic region GCATCCTTCCTTTCCTAGAATAGTATTTAGTAGTTAGTACTTAGTGTTAGACCAGATCCTGTCAATCCTTGCAACCTTCCTTTCCTGGGTCAAGACACAGGTGCTCAACCCCAAAACTTCAACACAAAAGCTACAACCCTTCTTCGGCTTACAGCCCTTTCATAACCAATGTAAAACCCTTTCATAACCAATGTAAAATCCTTTCATACCCATATCAAACCCGCTCCGAAAGGGTTGATCATTGGGACTGGAAGGGATCTGCATAAAAATAGAGTTGTCGAAGCTTTCGTTAGCTTTACGCTAATGTCTCACTTCTCAAATTTAATATCTATTCCCAACAGATGTTGAAAAAAAATGATTTGAATATGAGTTGATTTTCAGATACTTTTGAATATGCGATTCGATATGAAAGTTAATTTTGCCGTACTGTTTTTATTATTAGGTGCTTTACTGTTCAGTTCATGTGGTGCTAAGAAGAAGTCCGCCAGCGGGCCATTGGTCGGAGGGGGGCGCCCGAGTAAGAATGCGCCGATCAGTGATGCGAGTGATGCTCGTGGGATGGAATACTCCAAGGATAAGTTGGAGAATTATGCTGCACTTTTAGGGGTCAAACAAAAAGAACTCGATAATAAAAGTCTGTATTACGTAATTGACGAGTGGATGGGTACACCACATCGAATGGGAGGCTTGGACAAGCGCGGTGTGGATTGCTCTGGGTTTGTAGGGATGTTGTATCGCAAAGCATATGGGAAGGATTTGCCACGCAGCTCACGCGATATGGCAGAGGTTATCAAACGTAAATATGACAGGCAGCTAAAGGAGGGCGATTTGGTGTTTTTCTCTTTCGGCGGTCGCAATATAGACCATGTGGGAATCTATTTGCATAACGATAAGTTTGTGCATGTATCGACCAGAAAAGGCGTTATCATCTCCAGTTTGAAAGACGCATGGTACTCGAAATATTTCACGCGTTGCGGCACACCAACGATTTAATGGTAAGTTCGATCTACTCGATTGCAAGTAATGGAATTCTCATATTAGAAATAAAGGTCGCTTTAATGCCTGCAAATCTTTACTTTTGTCCAAATTTTTAAAGACTTGTCATGCAAGATAGAACAAAACGAATTTTTATTGCCCTTTGTATCATTATCCCATTCTTGATTTACTGTGTTTATTATTATGCAGGGATGATTAAGAATGCGCCCTACCGTTTTTCTGATTTTGAATCGATAGAATTGGTTTATGGTTATCCTGATTCCATGTTAAATCAGTACAACTCTAAAACGCATAAATATCAATATTTGACGAAACAAGGCGAGGTCGTTAAGGATACGCTGAAGCTGCGCGATGATGATTTATTATACTTGCACCGGAAGGCAATGGAGCTGGGGTATTGGAATGTTGCAGATGATATGACTACGCCGGAAGACAAAAGAACGACCGGAGCGCGCGTTCCACGTTATAAATTGACGTTCAATTACAAAGAGAAATCTAAGTCAGTGACGCTAGATGCGGATTATGAAGGCGTGCAGAAGATGAAAGACGCTGCCAAGACTACCATTGATGAGGTTTTAAACATGATTGCGACAGCAAAGGCAAGATAATAAGCGAAACTTTATTATTTAATTTTCGCTTAACTATAACTTTACAACATAGCGATACCTTTGAGTCAAGTAATTTGTTTCAATAAATTGTTTGGTGATTTAAAGGTTATTAGGTAAACAAGAAAGAGGTCGACCCCCCATCGGCCTCTTTTATTTTTTCTCTTCCACTGTTTTTAGATTTTCCTCTCTCTAAATTTACTTATTACATTTCTCAATAATTTTTCTTACTAAAACCCATTAGGAAAAAGAATTGCCGTGTTTCAATAATTTTAGCGTTGTATGTTTAGAATATTTCCATAACTTTCCTTTAAAAATTAAATTATGGAAACAAAAATCTCTTCGAAATTCATTGCTGAGCTGATTGGGACTTTCGGTTTAGTATTATTTGGATGTGGTGCCGCAGCGATCGCTGGTGGCGACACACTGGCACAAACATCTGGGTTAGGCTTATTGGGGATCTCGTTAGCTTTCGGGTTCTCGGTTGTTGTTTTTGCGTATGCGATTGGTGGTATTTCTGGCTGCCATATTAATCCAGCCGTAACAATCGGGGTGCTGGTATCCGGCCGCATGTCATTCAAAGACGCAATTGTTTACATTATCGCACAATTAATAGGAGCGTTAATTGGAGCCTTTGTATTAAAGACTGTTCTTTCCGGACAACTTGCAGGTTTTACTGCTGGCGAATGGGCCTTTGGATCAAACGGATGGGGTAAAGGATATCAGAATGAATACAATATGACCGCTGCATTTATCACAGAGACTGTATTGACCGCTGTATTCCTATTTGTTATTTTGGCGACCACCTCAAAAGTGGGTAATGGAACAATGGCTGGTCTAGCGATTGGTTTCACATTAGTTTTAATCCACCTTTTCGCAATTCCAATCACCGGAACATCGGTAAATCCTGCGCGTAGCTTTGGTCCAGCATTGTTGGCTGGGGGGCAAGCGCTATCGCAACTCTGGTTGTTTTTTGCCGCTCCAATCTTAGGAGCAATTATTGGTGCTATGCTTTGGAAAGTTACTTACGCGGAACCTAAAGAAGCATAATTTCGAATTCTTAAAAGATTAACAATAATGCGAAGCCTCCAGATGGGGGCTTCTTCTGTTATTTCTCGCTCGCAAGCTCTATGCTGTAGGCAAGCTTCAGGTTCCTAAGTCGTTCAAGGTATTGCACCTGTTTTTGTACTTATTCTAGTTTGCATCTTGTTGTTCATCCCCTCAAAAATGATTATCTTCGCACATGGATAATTTTATTGTTTCTGCACGAAAATACAGGCCGGTTACTTTCGACTCGGTAGTAGGTCAGCAACACATTACCGGAACTCTTAAAAATGCGATTCGCAACAATCAATTGGCGCAGGCATTTTTGTTTTGTGGACCGCGTGGTGTGGGTAAAACGACTTGCGCACGTATTTTGGCAAAAACAATAAATTGTGAACAGATTACAGCAGAGAACGAAGCCTGTGGCGAATGTGATAGCTGTAAATCCTTTCAGAATGGCAATTCCTTTAGTATTCACGAACTGGATGCGGCCTCGAACAACTCGGTAGATGATATACGATCGTTAATTGATCAAGTTCGTATCCCACCTCAGACTGGTAAGTATAAAATCTATATCATCGATGAGGTGCACATGCTATCGCAACAAGCTTTCAATGCATTCTTAAAGACGCTAGAAGAACCACCATCCTATGCTATATTTATTTTAGCAACAACCGAGAAACACAAGATTCTTCCAACCATTCTATCGCGTTGTCAAATCTTCGACTTCAATAGGATTAAGGTGGAGGATATGGCGAACCATTTAGCTTCCATCGCTGCGAAAGAGGGGATAAGTTTCGAGTCAGACGGTCTGCATGTGATTGCCCAAAAAGCCGATGGTGGATTGCGTGATGCCTTATCTATGTTCGACCAAATTGTAAGTTTCTCGAACAAGCAATTGACTTATAAAGCGGTTATCGATAACCTCAATATCCTTGACTACGATTATTACTTCCAATTGCTGGATGCAATTTATAAGCAGGATGCAGCAAATGCTCTATTAGTATTTGATTCCATTTTGAATAAGGGTTTCGATGGCGGACATTTTATATCCGGTCTATCGAGCCATATCAGAAATTTACTTGTGACCAAGGATCCCTCAACATTAAAGTTGTTAGAGGTTAGCGAGAATGTGAAAAAACGCTACTTGGAGCAGGCGCAGCAATTGTCTAGCGGACTACTATTATCCGCATTAAATATTGCGAACCAATGCGAGATAAACTACCGTACCAGCAAGAATCAACGCTTGCAGGTAGAACTGGCCTTGCTGAAGATGTGTCATATTGCGAGTGCTATCGCATTAGCCCAAAACGGTATACCAGCGCAAGCTGAAGTAAAAAAAAAACTCCCTGAGTCTGGGATAGCTGCGGCGCCGCAAACAGCGTCGTCTGCCAATAACTCCAGTCAGTTTACCAGTCCTGTTGCCAAACAGATCGAAAACTCTGCTACAACAACAGCGACACCGAATACAGCTCCTGCTAAGGCAGCAGTTACTAGTCCGGTAGTAGATGCAGCAACAACAAAAGCAAACGAGACGGCTGCCAAGCCAGCGTTCAAGGGCTGGGGGAACTTCAAACCTGCGAATTCTCTACCGAACCTGAATACCATTTTTGACGAAAAGAAAACGAGTGATTCGGAAGGTCCGGAATTGGTTGAAGGTTCTGAATACTTAGAAGTTACCCAGAATGCTTTTCTTTCCAAGTGGAATATCTTCGCCGAGAAATTAAAGGCTGATAACAAGATTACCCTATTTACGATCATGACGGCCAGTACGCCTACCTTGAATGGCGTAACGATCGAGGTGGAAGTTGAAAATGCTGTGCAATCAGATCAACTGAAATTAGGTAAGATCGATATATTAAACTTTCTTCGGGTGGAGCTTCGCAATTTTGCCTTAGACTTGAATGTCTCGATGGTCGAGAAAACGAAAGATCGAAAGCCCTACACTGCGCAGGAGAAATATCAGGCGATGGTTGCCAAGAACCCGCTGCTGGAAGAATTGCGAAAAACCTTTGATTTAGGACTAAGTTAATCGATATCTTTTCTACTTTTGTACTTTCCTAACTTATCAACGTATAAGCTAGGTTTCTATATTTTAAATAATTCAGCACATGCAACAATTTCAACGCAGGGAAAGACCCGAAAAGAGAGAGACTAACCAAATGGTATTCGGTATTCGTGCCGTTATGGAAGCTATCGATAGTGGACGAGAAATCGAATCCTTGTTTGTTCAACGTGGTTTATCCGGTACTTTGTTTGCAGAATTTAAGGCGCTGATTAAAGAGCATCAAATTGCTTATCAACAGGTTCCTATTGAAAAATTGAACCGTATTACAAAAAAGAATCACCAGGGGATCATCGCTGTGATCTCTCCAATCATTTATCAGAATATTGAGGATTTACTTCCAGTCATTTATGAAAAAGGGGAGACGCCATTGTTGTTGATGTTAGATGGTGTTACCGATGTTCGGAATATGGGGGCTATTGCTCGTACAGCAGAATGTGCCGGTGTACACGCGATCATTGTCCCGAAAAAAGGTTCAGCGGAAATCAACCCCGATGCTATCAAAACCTCAGCAGGAGCGTTGTTTAAGATCCCTGTTTGTCGTCAAGATTCATTGAGCAAGACGGCTAAATTTTTGATTGATTCTGGCGTTCAACTTGTTGTCAGTACAGAGAAGACGAAAGAATCGATCTATGATGTGGATTATACAGGTCCTTCCTGTGTTATCATGGGGGCTGAAGATGTTGGTGTGTCGGATGATCTTATCCGTATCTCTGATAAATTGGCTAAGATACCGATGTTCGGTGAGATTGGTTCATTGAATGTATCCGTATCGGCTGCGGTGGTTATCTACGAGGCAATTCGCCAACGTAATATTGATTAACCTTGGTTAAAAAAATCAAAAGATCGTTCAATCGTCATTATCGGGTCTACCGTTATGTTATGTATAAGGAGACTCTGGTGGATGTGCGAGAGCATTTCTGGTCTTTTGTTGGGGCGTTTATTGGCATTGGCATCATTGCCTATCTGCAGTCCTTGCAACTTCCTGCGCTAGAAAATATTTTTCTGATAGGTTCTTTTGGTGCTTCGGCGGTTCTGGTCTACGGTGCTATTCAAAGTCCTTTAGCACAGCCAAGAAACTTAATTGGAGGGCATGTAGTCTCCGCATTGGTAGGCGTGACGGTCGGGAAGTTGCTTCCCGATGTGATTTGGCTAACCGCACCATTAGCTGTTGCTTTCTCCATTGTTTTTATGCAGATAACCAAAACGCTGCACCCTCCGGGAGGAGCTACCGCATTGATTGCCGTTAGCTCAGGAACAAAGATCGCTAGCATGGGCTATATGTACGTGTTGTCGCCCGTGTTCAGCGGCGCCATGATCTTATTCTTAGTCGCCCTTCTGTTTAACAACGTCACCAAGAAGCGACACTATCCAGTTAAAGCCTCTAGATTACGTAAATCCCGACGCATTCAATTAAGCAAGAGATTTAAAGGGAATCCTTAATTCCGAAAAGACAGTATCAGGAGATTTTATTGCTAGACAAAAAAGCTGTACCTAGTATTCCTAAATACAGCCCTTTATTATTATACTTGAGATTTATTATTCTATATTTTTGTTGCCGTTGGCTTCTTTTTCTTTTCTCAGTACAGAATTTCTGTAACCATAAGCAAAGTAAAATGCTACACCAATTGCCATCCAGATTCCTAGACGCTCCCAGCTTTCAATAGGAAGTCCAGCCATCATCAATACACATACTAAAATTCCTAAGATCGGAACCAGCGGTACCAATGGTGTTTTGAATGGACGTTCAATTTCGGGATTCGTTTTTCTTAACACCAAAATACCAATACATACGAGTGTAAATGCAAATAGCGTCCCGATACTTACCATATGGCCTAAATCGGATACGGGAACAAAACCAGCGAATATACTTACGAAAACCATAAAGACTGCATTTGTTTTCCAAGGTGTTTGGCGTTTTGAAAGATCAGAAAAGAACTTCGGTAATAGACCATCTTTACTCATCGAATAGAATACGCGGCTTTGACCTAATAGCATCACGAGGATAACCGATGTGTATCCGGCAATGATCGTCACGATCATCGCAGTATTCAAGAAGTGGTATCCTGTTTTAGCGAATGCAGTCGCAACGGGTTTCGCATCGCCACTGAAAGCCGTATAAGGTGCTAAGCCGGTCATCACGTAGGAGAAAAGCACGTATAAAATGGTACAAATCACCAATGAACCAATGATTCCGATTGGCATATCTTTCTTTGGATTTTTAGCTTCTTGTGCTGCTGTACTAACCGCGTCAAAACCGATGAATGCAAAGAACACTACACCTGCAGCCTGTAAAACGCCTGTCCAGCCGTAATGTCCTCTATAGTCGGATCCCCAGAAATCCCAAAAACTCATAGTGCCTTGTTTTACCATATCTTCCCCTTCATTTGCAGGGATAAATGGTGTATGATTAGAAGGGTCAATAAATTGCCAGCCTAATACAATAAATAAAATAACAACGCCTACTTTTAGAATAACCAGAATATTGTTAACCGCAGATGATTCTTGCGTTCCTCGCATCAATAGGAGTGATAGTAAACAGACAATAACAATAGCTGGAAGGTTGATCATTCCGCCTTCGAAAGGACCTGCAAGCAAGTCAGGGGGGATATGTATGCCTACCATGAGTAAAAGCTCATTAAAATATTGTGACCAGCTAACTGCGACGGTTGCGGCAGCTAATGCATACTCCAGCACCAGATCCCATCCGATAATCCAAGCCATAAACTCGCCCATAGTTGCATAGGAATAGGTATAGGCACTCCCTGCTACAGGAATCATGGATGCAAACTCAGCGTAGCATAAACCGGCGAAAGCACAGCCAACGGCTGCGATAATGAAAGAAAGCATAACGGCAGGGCCCGCATGATCGGCAGCGGCAATACCCGTTAAAGAAAAAAGTCCCGCTCCGATGATTGCGCCAATGCCTAAGGCGATTAATCCCGTGCTGGACAAGGTTCTCTTTAATGTTCCTTCACCGCTCTGTTCTGCTTCGGAAATTAATTTAGAAATTGATTTTTTATACCACATAAATTTAGATAAGATAATTAACGGTTCAAACGTACAAAAAAATTAAAGATTTCTACATATCATTAACAAATTATCATCAATAGCTTTGATTTGTTGAATAATCAACTATTAATCGCTTCTTCTATTGCTATTTATTTGTTTTGGATGAAAATCTTAGAATCATATTCTTTAGATATTTATTTCTGCCAAACTTTATTTTAATTGTATTTCGCAATGACAGACCCTATTCACTTAAACGTGATCTCAGTTTTTTTTGAAAACCGCTTTTAAATGGTCGTCAATGGCGTTTCTAGAGCGATGGAAAGCAATTGAATTGGTTAGTTTCCCTTGAATGTTTTGCTAAAACGACTATGCAATTAAAGGATAATCGGCTACATTTCAAATATTTATTTTCATAAAACATTGACTTTTAGGAATAACTAATTATTTTTCCTATCTTTGCACCGCCTTAGGCAATTGTGCCTATTGTATATTTTATTTCATGAACCCATTTTTAGAACTGGGGATCCGTCATGAGATTGTTAATGCCATCACTGAGTTAGGTTTTGAAAAACCTTCTCCCATCCAGGAAAAAGCCATTCCTGTGTTACTGACTGGTAACGACGATTTTGTCGGATTAGCCCAAACAGGTACTGGAAAGACTGCGGCATTTGGTCTTCCTCTATTAGAACAACTAGACTTTTCATTCAATCAACCTCAAGCATTGGTATTGTGTCCTACGCGTGAGCTATGTTTGCAAATCGCAAAAGACCTAGAGAAGTATGCCAAAAATTTAGACAATGTTCACGTAGTTGCCGTTTATGGTGGTGCGAACATTGGCGACCAACTACGTCAGATCCGTCGTGGAGTACAGATCGTAGTAGCAACACCTGGTCGTATGCTTGATATCATCGGACGTAACGCCATCGACTTCTCGCAAGTGAAGTACGTTGTGCTTGACGAAGCTGATGAGATGTTGAACATGGGATTCCAAGAAGACATCAATAATATCCTATCAGAAACTCCATCTGATAAAAAAACCTGGTTATTCTCTGCAACAATGCCTCGTGAGGTACGTCGCATTGCCCAAAACTACATGACCGATCCGGTTGAGTTGACAGTGGGTACAAAGAATACAGGTAATGAAAATATCGAACACCAGTATTTCTTAATCAAAGCAAAAGATAAGTATGCTGCTTTCAAACGTATTGTAGATTACTACCCAGAGATTTTTGGTATTGTTTTCTGTCGTACGAAGATTGAAACACAAGAGATTGCTGAGGCTTTGATTAAAGACGGTTACAACGCCGACTCATTGCACGGTGACCTTTCACAACAACAACGTGATAAGGTGATGAAACGCTATCGCGAGCGCAACTTGCAATTATTGATTGCTACTGACGTTGCAGCACGTGGTATCGACGTAAATGATGTTACGCACGTTATTAACTATTCTCTTCCTGATGAGGTGGAGAACTATACGCACCGTTCAGGTCGTACTGCTCGTGCTGGTAAAACAGGTATCTCGATCTCATTGATCAATGTGAAAGAGATGAGCAAAATTCGTCACATCGAGAAGATCATTGGTAAATCTTTCGAGCGCAAGCAAGTTCCACAAGGAACGGAAGTGTGTGAGAAACAATTGTTCGCTCTTGTTGACAAAGTACACAATGTAGAAGTTCAAGAAGATCAAATTAATGCATTCCTTCCTCAAATCTTAGAAAGTCTACAAGACTTGACAAAAGAAGAAGTAGTGAAAAGATTTGCTTCATTAGAATTCAATAGATTCTTAAACTATTACAAAGATGCTCCAGACTTGAATATCGAAGCGCGTGAATCTTCTAGAGGTGATCGTGATAGAGATAGAGATGGCGGCGGTCGTCGTACTTCTAAAGGTTTCACTCGTTTGTTTATTAACTTAGGTTCAGTAGACGAGTTCAGCCGTGGTGAAATGTTAGGTTTCATTTGTAATAACAGTAAGATCTCTGGAAAATCAATCGGTAAGATTGACCTTAAAGGCGTGTTCACTTTCTTCGAAGTAGAAGATGGCGAGGTTAATAAGGTATTCCAAGGTTTCGAAGGTGTTAATTACAACGGAAGAGGCGTACGTATTGAAGTTTCAGGTGAAGGAAGATCTGACAGAGGATCATCAAACGGTCGTAGCCGTGGCGGTAGATCTTCAGACAGAAACTCTGGAGGCGGACGTGGAGATAGAAGAGATCGTGGTAGATCGAATGGCGGAGGTGGTTTCCGCGACTTCTCTGGAAAACGTAGAGAATCTAAAAGTAGATATTAATAAAGAAAGAAGGTGCCTAAAAAGGCACCTTCTTTTTTCTGAAAGTGTCTGTTTTCAAAGGCCATCAAGAACTTTCATGCCTGTTGGTATTGCAATGGAAACATGAAAGTTTTGTTTTATAGCTTTTGCGAGTTCTTTACTGTTTTATTTTTTAAGTTTTGAGCAGTAAGCCTATATGATGATTTTAACGACCCTGCCTGCTCTGTTTAGTAAATACGGAAAATCGTCGTAATAACCTTTCTCAAATCATACATCCTTTCCCAATTTTCCCCAATTTTTTTAAGTTATGGAAAATGGCCATCAAGCCAAACTCCACAGCAACTTTATACAGTCCTTTTATGTGATGGAACGCTCTAAATTGTATGTTTTCCATGCTTTTTTGGAGCCATTTTGATACAAAATCTCCGGGGCAAAACATAGAACAATATCGGTATTTTTTAATAACCAGATTGTTGTTTTTGCATTTAGGTTTACAAAAATATCTTTTTGGATTAAAAATAGTGTTTTAAAATTAAAATTACTGCATATCGGTTTGTCATAATAATGTAATGAATGCTATCTTTTAGGATAGTTGAGGTCATATTTTTTAGTGGGTTTTTCCACTATTTTTATCCCATTAGTTAACGAAAATATAAAGAGAAAAATCTTGAAAATATGAGAGATTCTATTACATTATTTAGTATGCTGATCGGGTTTGCAATGTTCATGTCGAGTTGTAATGATTCATCGGAAACGAAATCAGTTGATACCAGCAAAATCCCTGTAAAAGGTGAAATGGTTGCTGAATTAACCTCTCCACCTTTGGTTCCAAAACCAGTGGGTAAACGTGATGCCACAAAATTAAAGGTGAGTTTGGAAATTTTGGAGTTGGAAGGCGAAATGGTTGATGGGGTGAAATATACCTATTGGACGTTTGGTGGGTCGGTACCAGGTCAGTTTATCAGAACCAGAGTGGGGGATGAGGTGGAATTCTTATTAAAGAATCACCCAGATAATAAATTGCCTCACAACATCGACTTACATGCTGTAACGGGGCCCGGTGGTGGCGCAGAGTCCTCCTTGGTTGCTCCAGGGCATGAAGTGTCGTTCTCCTTTAAATGTCTTAACCCCGGACTTTATGTATATCACTGTGCAACTGCTCCGGTGGGGATGCACGTTGCTAACGGAATGTACGGGTTAATATTGGTTGAGCCGGAAGGTGGATTGCCACCGGTGGATAGGGAATATTATGTAATGCAAGGTGACTTCTACACCGAAGGTGGTTATGGAGAAAAAGGATTGCAAGCATTTGATATGAATAAAGCGATCAGGGAAGAGGCTGACTATGTGGTTTTTAATGGGAATGTAAATGCATTGGTCAATGAAAATGCACTGCAAGCGAAAGTTGGAGAAACCATCCGCCTGTTCGTGGGAAATGGTGGTCCAAACCTGGTGTCTTCTTTCCACGTTATTGGGGAAATTTTTGACAAAGTACATGTTGAAGGTGGTGATTTGATTAACAAGAATATCCAAACAACATTGATTCCTGCCGGTGGATCTGCCATTGTTGAATTTAAGGTGGATGTGCCAGGAACGCTGGTTCTAGTTGACCATTCTATCTTTAGAGCCTTTAATAAAGGTGCATTGGGTATGCTTAAGGTAGAAGGGGAAGAAAATCATCAGATCTATTCTGGAAAGATTATGGACGGTGTTTACCTTCCTGAAGGTGGTACCATTCAACAAATGCCTAAAAAGAAAAAAGAAGATGTTGTCGTAAATAAAACTCCAGCGCAATCAATCGCAGATGGTAAGGCAATTTTTTCCAGAACTTGTGTTGCGTGTCACCAAAGTGAAGGTCAGGGAATTAAAGCGGTTTTCCCTCCATTGGCAAAATCGGATTTCTTAAACAAAAATAAAGATAAAGCGATAGACGCGGTTTTATTCGGTCTAAAAGGCGAAATTACTGTTAATGGCG from Sphingobacterium sp. BN32 harbors:
- a CDS encoding C40 family peptidase translates to MKVNFAVLFLLLGALLFSSCGAKKKSASGPLVGGGRPSKNAPISDASDARGMEYSKDKLENYAALLGVKQKELDNKSLYYVIDEWMGTPHRMGGLDKRGVDCSGFVGMLYRKAYGKDLPRSSRDMAEVIKRKYDRQLKEGDLVFFSFGGRNIDHVGIYLHNDKFVHVSTRKGVIISSLKDAWYSKYFTRCGTPTI
- a CDS encoding MIP family channel protein; this encodes METKISSKFIAELIGTFGLVLFGCGAAAIAGGDTLAQTSGLGLLGISLAFGFSVVVFAYAIGGISGCHINPAVTIGVLVSGRMSFKDAIVYIIAQLIGALIGAFVLKTVLSGQLAGFTAGEWAFGSNGWGKGYQNEYNMTAAFITETVLTAVFLFVILATTSKVGNGTMAGLAIGFTLVLIHLFAIPITGTSVNPARSFGPALLAGGQALSQLWLFFAAPILGAIIGAMLWKVTYAEPKEA
- a CDS encoding DNA polymerase III subunit gamma/tau, with the protein product MDNFIVSARKYRPVTFDSVVGQQHITGTLKNAIRNNQLAQAFLFCGPRGVGKTTCARILAKTINCEQITAENEACGECDSCKSFQNGNSFSIHELDAASNNSVDDIRSLIDQVRIPPQTGKYKIYIIDEVHMLSQQAFNAFLKTLEEPPSYAIFILATTEKHKILPTILSRCQIFDFNRIKVEDMANHLASIAAKEGISFESDGLHVIAQKADGGLRDALSMFDQIVSFSNKQLTYKAVIDNLNILDYDYYFQLLDAIYKQDAANALLVFDSILNKGFDGGHFISGLSSHIRNLLVTKDPSTLKLLEVSENVKKRYLEQAQQLSSGLLLSALNIANQCEINYRTSKNQRLQVELALLKMCHIASAIALAQNGIPAQAEVKKKLPESGIAAAPQTASSANNSSQFTSPVAKQIENSATTTATPNTAPAKAAVTSPVVDAATTKANETAAKPAFKGWGNFKPANSLPNLNTIFDEKKTSDSEGPELVEGSEYLEVTQNAFLSKWNIFAEKLKADNKITLFTIMTASTPTLNGVTIEVEVENAVQSDQLKLGKIDILNFLRVELRNFALDLNVSMVEKTKDRKPYTAQEKYQAMVAKNPLLEELRKTFDLGLS
- the rlmB gene encoding 23S rRNA (guanosine(2251)-2'-O)-methyltransferase RlmB; the protein is MQQFQRRERPEKRETNQMVFGIRAVMEAIDSGREIESLFVQRGLSGTLFAEFKALIKEHQIAYQQVPIEKLNRITKKNHQGIIAVISPIIYQNIEDLLPVIYEKGETPLLLMLDGVTDVRNMGAIARTAECAGVHAIIVPKKGSAEINPDAIKTSAGALFKIPVCRQDSLSKTAKFLIDSGVQLVVSTEKTKESIYDVDYTGPSCVIMGAEDVGVSDDLIRISDKLAKIPMFGEIGSLNVSVSAAVVIYEAIRQRNID
- a CDS encoding HPP family protein, with the protein product MYKETLVDVREHFWSFVGAFIGIGIIAYLQSLQLPALENIFLIGSFGASAVLVYGAIQSPLAQPRNLIGGHVVSALVGVTVGKLLPDVIWLTAPLAVAFSIVFMQITKTLHPPGGATALIAVSSGTKIASMGYMYVLSPVFSGAMILFLVALLFNNVTKKRHYPVKASRLRKSRRIQLSKRFKGNP
- a CDS encoding amino acid permease — protein: MWYKKSISKLISEAEQSGEGTLKRTLSSTGLIALGIGAIIGAGLFSLTGIAAADHAGPAVMLSFIIAAVGCAFAGLCYAEFASMIPVAGSAYTYSYATMGEFMAWIIGWDLVLEYALAAATVAVSWSQYFNELLLMVGIHIPPDLLAGPFEGGMINLPAIVIVCLLSLLLMRGTQESSAVNNILVILKVGVVILFIVLGWQFIDPSNHTPFIPANEGEDMVKQGTMSFWDFWGSDYRGHYGWTGVLQAAGVVFFAFIGFDAVSTAAQEAKNPKKDMPIGIIGSLVICTILYVLFSYVMTGLAPYTAFSGDAKPVATAFAKTGYHFLNTAMIVTIIAGYTSVILVMLLGQSRVFYSMSKDGLLPKFFSDLSKRQTPWKTNAVFMVFVSIFAGFVPVSDLGHMVSIGTLFAFTLVCIGILVLRKTNPEIERPFKTPLVPLVPILGILVCVLMMAGLPIESWERLGIWMAIGVAFYFAYGYRNSVLRKEKEANGNKNIE
- a CDS encoding DEAD/DEAH box helicase — its product is MNPFLELGIRHEIVNAITELGFEKPSPIQEKAIPVLLTGNDDFVGLAQTGTGKTAAFGLPLLEQLDFSFNQPQALVLCPTRELCLQIAKDLEKYAKNLDNVHVVAVYGGANIGDQLRQIRRGVQIVVATPGRMLDIIGRNAIDFSQVKYVVLDEADEMLNMGFQEDINNILSETPSDKKTWLFSATMPREVRRIAQNYMTDPVELTVGTKNTGNENIEHQYFLIKAKDKYAAFKRIVDYYPEIFGIVFCRTKIETQEIAEALIKDGYNADSLHGDLSQQQRDKVMKRYRERNLQLLIATDVAARGIDVNDVTHVINYSLPDEVENYTHRSGRTARAGKTGISISLINVKEMSKIRHIEKIIGKSFERKQVPQGTEVCEKQLFALVDKVHNVEVQEDQINAFLPQILESLQDLTKEEVVKRFASLEFNRFLNYYKDAPDLNIEARESSRGDRDRDRDGGGRRTSKGFTRLFINLGSVDEFSRGEMLGFICNNSKISGKSIGKIDLKGVFTFFEVEDGEVNKVFQGFEGVNYNGRGVRIEVSGEGRSDRGSSNGRSRGGRSSDRNSGGGRGDRRDRGRSNGGGGFRDFSGKRRESKSRY
- the nirK gene encoding copper-containing nitrite reductase, giving the protein MRDSITLFSMLIGFAMFMSSCNDSSETKSVDTSKIPVKGEMVAELTSPPLVPKPVGKRDATKLKVSLEILELEGEMVDGVKYTYWTFGGSVPGQFIRTRVGDEVEFLLKNHPDNKLPHNIDLHAVTGPGGGAESSLVAPGHEVSFSFKCLNPGLYVYHCATAPVGMHVANGMYGLILVEPEGGLPPVDREYYVMQGDFYTEGGYGEKGLQAFDMNKAIREEADYVVFNGNVNALVNENALQAKVGETIRLFVGNGGPNLVSSFHVIGEIFDKVHVEGGDLINKNIQTTLIPAGGSAIVEFKVDVPGTLVLVDHSIFRAFNKGALGMLKVEGEENHQIYSGKIMDGVYLPEGGTIQQMPKKKKEDVVVNKTPAQSIADGKAIFSRTCVACHQSEGQGIKAVFPPLAKSDFLNKNKDKAIDAVLFGLKGEITVNGEKYNSVMPSQSLSDQEVADVMNYVYNNWGNDKTIITAAEIKKRRGN